The following proteins are encoded in a genomic region of Corynebacterium atypicum:
- the deoC gene encoding deoxyribose-phosphate aldolase, with protein MNKHELVQYIDHTLLKPESTAADVAALIEEAAELGTFSVCVSPSQLPVKTPEGLKVATVVGFPSGAVKPEIKAAEAARAVADGADEVDMVINLANACSGDFDAVEADIKAVRDAIPGTLLKVILETAVLDDDQVTQCCLAAERAGANFVKTSTGFHPAGGASVHAIELMQAAVGGRLGIKASGGIRDTETALAMIAAGATRIGASSSKKIVEGL; from the coding sequence ATGAATAAACACGAACTGGTGCAATACATCGACCACACTCTGCTCAAGCCGGAGTCGACTGCCGCCGACGTGGCAGCGCTGATCGAGGAGGCAGCCGAGCTGGGCACCTTCTCGGTGTGTGTGTCACCCTCCCAGCTGCCGGTCAAGACTCCGGAAGGCCTCAAAGTGGCCACCGTGGTCGGCTTCCCCTCCGGAGCAGTCAAGCCAGAGATCAAAGCCGCCGAAGCCGCCCGCGCCGTCGCCGATGGCGCAGACGAAGTAGACATGGTGATCAACCTCGCCAACGCCTGCTCGGGGGACTTCGACGCCGTCGAGGCCGACATCAAGGCCGTGCGCGACGCCATCCCGGGCACGTTGCTCAAGGTGATCTTGGAAACAGCCGTCTTGGACGATGACCAGGTGACCCAGTGCTGCCTGGCCGCAGAGCGCGCCGGGGCGAACTTTGTCAAAACCTCCACCGGCTTCCACCCGGCCGGGGGAGCGAGCGTGCACGCCATCGAACTCATGCAGGCCGCGGTCGGCGGGCGGCTGGGGATCAAGGCCTCCGGTGGGATCCGCGATACTGAGACCGCGCTGGCTATGATCGCCGCGGGCGCCACCCGCATCGGCGCCTCTTCCTCGAAGAAGATTGTCGAGGGCCTGTGA
- a CDS encoding phospho-sugar mutase: MRDLHEVAAEWIAHDPDPVTRQELESLDDAELAHRFAGPLTFGTAGLRGEIGGGESLMNIATVTRATSGLGHWLSQRVPNPHVVIGCDARHRSADFQQAAAEVLSAAGVRVTVLPPAHPTPLTSFAVRYLGCDAGIMVTASHNPAKDNGYKVYLGGRVVDHDFQAGVQLISPADKEISEAIAGAPFADQIARTTELIEYAGDEVKEAYLECAAELVDHGDKGLPIVMTAMHGVGGAMLAEALRRAGFTNVTPVAEQQEPDPDFPTVAFPNPEEDGALDLAIATAERVGAELILALDPDADRCSVAIKEDGEWNQLSGDQVGGLLGEDAAARAEAAGIADAVLATSVVSSQLLAQIAKRRGLGFAQTLTGFKWIGRTPELFFGFEEALGYCTDPAHVRDKDGITACLRVASLAAQRSVSERLRDIGATYGYFVTVPLTLRKDDISEAVAALEKFVAAPPETMGGSPVVEFSDLGAGYHGLPPTPGRLLRTEDGARIVVRPSGTEPKLKCYLEVVGDTYAAAQQRVEALKAELAGYF, encoded by the coding sequence ATGCGCGATCTTCACGAGGTGGCCGCCGAGTGGATCGCTCACGATCCGGATCCGGTGACCCGACAGGAGCTAGAAAGCCTGGATGACGCGGAGCTTGCCCACCGCTTCGCGGGGCCGCTGACGTTCGGCACCGCGGGGTTGCGCGGCGAGATCGGCGGCGGGGAATCGTTGATGAACATCGCGACGGTCACGCGCGCGACCTCCGGGCTGGGGCACTGGTTGAGCCAGCGAGTGCCCAATCCGCACGTGGTCATCGGCTGCGATGCCCGGCACCGGTCCGCTGACTTTCAGCAGGCGGCGGCCGAGGTGCTCTCGGCCGCCGGGGTCCGCGTCACCGTGCTCCCGCCGGCGCACCCGACGCCGCTGACCTCGTTCGCGGTGCGCTACCTCGGCTGCGACGCCGGCATCATGGTCACGGCCTCCCACAACCCCGCCAAGGACAACGGATACAAGGTTTACCTGGGAGGGCGCGTCGTCGACCACGACTTCCAGGCCGGCGTGCAGCTGATCTCCCCGGCTGACAAAGAAATCTCCGAAGCGATCGCCGGCGCGCCTTTCGCCGACCAGATCGCGCGGACCACGGAGCTCATCGAGTATGCGGGCGACGAGGTCAAAGAGGCCTACCTCGAGTGCGCGGCCGAGCTGGTCGACCACGGTGACAAGGGCCTGCCGATCGTCATGACGGCGATGCACGGGGTAGGCGGGGCGATGCTCGCCGAGGCGCTTCGCCGGGCTGGGTTCACAAACGTCACCCCGGTCGCTGAGCAGCAGGAGCCGGATCCAGATTTTCCCACGGTCGCGTTTCCTAACCCGGAGGAAGACGGTGCGCTCGACTTGGCGATCGCCACCGCCGAACGAGTGGGGGCCGAGTTGATCCTGGCGCTCGACCCGGACGCGGACCGTTGCTCGGTGGCCATCAAAGAAGACGGCGAATGGAACCAGCTCTCCGGCGATCAGGTCGGTGGCCTGCTCGGAGAAGACGCGGCGGCGCGGGCCGAGGCCGCAGGAATCGCAGACGCCGTGCTTGCTACCTCGGTGGTCTCTTCCCAGTTGCTCGCCCAGATCGCCAAACGCCGCGGTCTCGGCTTCGCTCAGACGCTGACCGGTTTTAAGTGGATCGGGCGCACGCCCGAGCTCTTCTTCGGCTTCGAGGAGGCTCTGGGCTACTGCACCGATCCCGCGCACGTGCGCGACAAGGACGGTATCACCGCCTGCCTGCGCGTGGCCAGCCTGGCCGCCCAGCGGAGCGTCTCCGAGCGGCTGCGCGACATCGGCGCGACCTACGGGTACTTCGTCACGGTCCCGCTCACGCTGCGCAAAGATGACATCTCCGAGGCGGTGGCTGCCTTGGAGAAGTTCGTGGCCGCCCCGCCGGAGACGATGGGCGGATCCCCGGTCGTCGAGTTCTCCGATCTGGGCGCTGGCTACCACGGGTTGCCTCCGACGCCGGGTCGGCTGCTGCGCACCGAAGATGGCGCGCGCATCGTGGTGCGCCCGTCGGGTACCGAGCCGAAGCTGAAGTGCTACCTCGAGGTAGTCGGGGACACCTACGCTGCCGCCCAGCAGCGCGTCGAGGCGCTTAAGGCCGAGCTGGCGGGTTACTTCTAG
- a CDS encoding sugar-binding transcriptional regulator, with protein MDKRDEQALTAAKLYYSSGLSQLEVAEEMGVSRPTVAKLLQHARERNFVSIEVHDPREVSGGLGRSLEDRFSLSSARVVDVPRGGTEELLAELGRGGAALLGELVQDGDLVGVSWGNTMYALARALPHRPHRGVEIVQLKGGLSHNERSANDIETINLFCQAFDAFARTLPLPVIFDNAETKHVVEQDRHIAHVLELGRCTDIAVFTVGAANRDSLPLTMGYLDETEIELIAKRAVGDTCSRFFDASGQIAAPEVDARTVGITLADLQSRPKRLLIAGGLNKAEAILTALKMGLATHLVVDKPTAARILEAG; from the coding sequence ATGGACAAGCGCGATGAGCAGGCCCTGACTGCTGCCAAGCTCTACTACTCTTCGGGACTCAGCCAGCTTGAGGTGGCCGAAGAGATGGGGGTATCGCGCCCCACGGTGGCTAAGCTTTTGCAGCACGCCCGGGAGCGCAACTTTGTGAGCATAGAGGTCCATGACCCGCGCGAGGTGTCGGGCGGCCTGGGCCGCAGCCTGGAGGATCGGTTTTCACTCAGTAGCGCCCGCGTGGTCGACGTGCCGCGAGGCGGTACCGAGGAGCTGCTTGCCGAGCTGGGCCGCGGCGGAGCTGCGCTGCTAGGCGAACTGGTCCAAGACGGCGATCTGGTGGGGGTGTCCTGGGGAAATACCATGTACGCCCTCGCGCGTGCGCTGCCGCATCGGCCGCACCGCGGGGTAGAGATTGTGCAGCTTAAGGGGGGACTGAGCCACAACGAGCGCTCGGCCAATGACATCGAGACGATTAACCTCTTTTGCCAGGCCTTCGATGCGTTCGCGCGTACTCTGCCGCTGCCGGTGATCTTTGATAACGCGGAGACGAAGCACGTTGTCGAGCAGGATCGGCATATCGCGCACGTCCTCGAGCTCGGGCGGTGCACCGACATCGCGGTGTTCACCGTCGGCGCAGCAAACCGGGATTCGTTGCCGCTGACCATGGGGTATCTCGATGAGACCGAGATAGAGTTGATAGCGAAACGAGCCGTGGGAGATACCTGCTCCCGGTTTTTTGACGCCTCCGGGCAGATCGCCGCCCCGGAGGTGGACGCCCGCACCGTGGGGATTACCCTGGCCGACTTGCAGTCCCGCCCGAAGCGGCTGCTGATCGCCGGGGGACTGAACAAGGCCGAGGCGATTCTGACGGCGCTCAAGATGGGGCTTGCCACCCACCTGGTGGTGGACAAGCCCACTGCGGCCCGCATCCTTGAGGCGGGATAG
- a CDS encoding MFS transporter, with amino-acid sequence MSAPTKARAATAKAAVPILLFTFLFSLITDNGFKFMNLPISQDLGLSVTEVSLQATLAGIVIGIGAVVYAALADAVNIRKLLVIGIALIAVGSIIGFLGQSVWMLVLVGRVIQTTGLAAAETLYVIYVTKHLPEKDQKTYLGFSTACFQLSFLFGTLAGGAIATYIAWPFMFLLALVSVLAIPVVLKTVPPEEHSISHLDVAGLAYVAVFATSLIMWAQAINSLKNWLWLIPAAIGIGLFAWHIKAHSGALVRPEFFNPRYASSLLTVLIIYSTQLGLTVIVLPFALNSLHGMELDQVSYLLVPGYLVGTLVGVFSGAIGKALNSRQTMAVALGCIVGALVLSALFINTNVWVLGFAVVLFSAGFAGMYAPLMNTAMSHMPTEKRGVAVGFYNLTINIAVPLGIAYAAALVDFLPQEEGSAGLYSMVLWVLVGVAVAGTAFFFISDTAMARSERAAGEVPVTAL; translated from the coding sequence ATGAGCGCTCCCACCAAGGCCCGCGCGGCAACCGCCAAGGCGGCCGTTCCGATCCTGCTGTTTACCTTCCTGTTCAGCTTGATCACCGATAACGGCTTCAAATTCATGAACCTGCCGATCTCTCAAGACCTTGGGCTTTCGGTCACCGAGGTTTCGCTGCAAGCGACGCTCGCGGGCATCGTCATCGGCATCGGGGCGGTGGTCTACGCCGCGCTTGCCGACGCCGTGAACATCCGCAAACTCCTCGTCATCGGCATCGCACTCATCGCCGTGGGTTCGATTATCGGATTTCTTGGGCAGTCAGTCTGGATGCTCGTACTCGTCGGCCGGGTCATCCAGACCACCGGCCTGGCGGCGGCCGAGACCTTGTACGTCATCTACGTAACCAAGCACCTGCCCGAGAAAGATCAGAAGACCTACCTGGGCTTTTCCACCGCGTGCTTCCAGCTCTCCTTCCTTTTTGGCACGCTCGCCGGTGGTGCCATCGCCACGTACATCGCGTGGCCGTTTATGTTCTTGCTCGCGTTAGTTTCGGTCCTGGCGATCCCGGTGGTGCTCAAGACCGTTCCACCCGAGGAGCACTCGATCAGCCACCTCGACGTTGCCGGCCTGGCCTATGTCGCAGTCTTTGCCACCTCGCTAATCATGTGGGCGCAGGCGATCAACTCCTTGAAGAACTGGCTCTGGCTGATCCCCGCCGCCATCGGCATCGGGCTTTTCGCCTGGCACATCAAGGCGCACAGCGGCGCTTTGGTGCGCCCGGAGTTTTTCAACCCGCGCTACGCGTCCTCGCTGCTCACCGTGCTCATCATCTATTCCACCCAGCTGGGGCTCACCGTCATCGTGCTGCCTTTCGCGCTGAACTCACTGCATGGAATGGAGCTGGATCAGGTTTCCTATCTGCTCGTCCCCGGCTACCTCGTGGGCACCCTGGTGGGCGTCTTTTCCGGAGCCATCGGCAAGGCGCTCAACTCGCGGCAGACCATGGCGGTGGCGCTGGGCTGCATCGTCGGGGCGCTGGTGCTCTCTGCACTGTTTATTAACACCAATGTGTGGGTGCTGGGCTTTGCCGTCGTGTTGTTTTCGGCCGGGTTCGCGGGCATGTACGCCCCTCTGATGAACACTGCCATGTCGCATATGCCCACCGAAAAGCGCGGCGTGGCCGTGGGCTTTTACAACCTGACCATCAACATCGCCGTGCCGCTGGGCATCGCCTACGCCGCCGCGCTGGTGGACTTCCTCCCCCAAGAAGAAGGCAGCGCAGGGCTTTATTCGATGGTGCTCTGGGTGCTCGTCGGCGTCGCCGTGGCAGGCACCGCGTTCTTCTTTATTTCCGATACCGCCATGGCGCGCTCGGAGCGCGCCGCAGGCGAGGTACCGGTCACCGCCCTCTAG
- the trmD gene encoding tRNA (guanosine(37)-N1)-methyltransferase TrmD gives MRLDVITIFPEYLDPLRHALLGKAIEEGRLVVGVHDLRDWAQGVHQSVDDSPFGGGPGMVMSPQVWGPALDSVAQGRTGTTLHSAEPHRDTARHDDIHAHDSGQPAAGVGEPGEKGGEDRPLLIVPTPAGERFTQQLAEEFSKEEHIVFACGRYEGIDQRVMVDAVRRYRVREVSIGDYVLIGGEVAALVIAEAVVRLVPGVLGNHRSHEEDSFSDGLLEGPCYTKPRTWRGLSVPEVLTGGNHAAIGRWHREQALQRTKERRPELLDTAELTADDRAFVSSLDYPQVTTQLEVLIAPKAWKEAAQHLPRKLAKRGVYGADVHAQQVDFSCEPDNVLVAEYEQANARPPVAEVVHHVVVSARSQMPHREVTQAVVGCLPRGTLWYGSTVAGVQAANPSGVACALPEEDAE, from the coding sequence GTGCGCTTAGACGTCATTACGATATTTCCCGAGTACCTCGATCCGCTTCGCCACGCCCTCTTGGGCAAGGCCATCGAAGAGGGGCGCCTCGTCGTCGGCGTGCACGACCTGCGCGACTGGGCTCAGGGAGTGCACCAGTCCGTCGACGATTCCCCGTTTGGCGGGGGCCCGGGAATGGTGATGAGCCCGCAGGTGTGGGGCCCCGCGCTCGATAGCGTCGCTCAGGGCCGGACTGGAACGACGCTGCACAGCGCTGAGCCGCACCGCGACACCGCGCGCCATGACGATATCCACGCCCACGACTCGGGCCAGCCCGCGGCCGGGGTGGGGGAGCCTGGGGAAAAAGGCGGCGAGGACCGTCCGCTCCTCATCGTGCCCACTCCCGCCGGCGAGCGGTTTACGCAGCAGCTAGCCGAAGAGTTCTCCAAAGAAGAGCACATCGTGTTTGCCTGCGGGCGCTACGAGGGGATCGACCAGCGGGTGATGGTGGACGCCGTCCGGCGCTACCGGGTACGCGAGGTGTCGATCGGCGATTACGTCCTGATCGGCGGGGAGGTGGCGGCCCTCGTCATCGCAGAGGCGGTGGTGCGGTTGGTCCCGGGCGTTTTGGGCAATCACCGCAGCCACGAGGAGGATAGCTTCTCTGATGGACTACTCGAGGGGCCGTGCTACACCAAGCCGCGCACCTGGCGAGGTCTTTCGGTGCCCGAGGTGCTCACCGGCGGAAACCACGCGGCTATCGGGCGGTGGCACCGCGAGCAGGCGTTGCAGCGCACTAAGGAGCGCCGTCCGGAACTGCTCGACACTGCTGAGTTGACCGCGGATGACCGGGCCTTCGTCAGCTCCCTTGACTATCCGCAGGTGACCACGCAGCTAGAGGTGCTCATCGCGCCCAAGGCCTGGAAAGAGGCCGCGCAGCACCTCCCACGCAAGCTAGCCAAACGCGGGGTCTACGGCGCTGACGTCCACGCCCAGCAGGTCGACTTCAGCTGCGAGCCGGACAACGTCTTGGTGGCCGAGTACGAGCAGGCCAACGCGCGGCCGCCGGTGGCGGAAGTGGTCCACCACGTGGTGGTCAGCGCGCGTAGTCAAATGCCGCATCGAGAGGTCACCCAGGCCGTGGTCGGTTGCTTGCCGCGAGGCACCCTGTGGTACGGCTCGACGGTCGCGGGCGTGCAGGCGGCGAACCCCTCCGGCGTTGCCTGCGCTCTTCCTGAAGAAGACGCCGAATGA
- a CDS encoding cupin domain-containing protein, whose protein sequence is MARHIPEFTPETFGTPQLSANADMKVFDVPACAPAPKDGVEPSIVRLLEGDGGNLVCMRFRPGQSMHKHSAVHPIVVQCVKGRLRYGAECGCGHERDVELTPGVVAHVPAHLVHWIEAPEDNEGDSIFLLTMLTGEKHSGSPETGTEHAEEPGAGS, encoded by the coding sequence ATGGCCCGTCACATCCCCGAATTCACCCCCGAGACCTTCGGCACCCCGCAGCTTTCCGCAAACGCCGACATGAAGGTCTTCGACGTCCCCGCCTGCGCACCCGCACCCAAGGACGGCGTCGAACCGTCCATCGTCCGGCTTCTCGAAGGCGACGGCGGCAACCTTGTGTGCATGAGGTTCCGCCCGGGCCAGTCCATGCACAAGCACTCCGCCGTCCACCCCATCGTGGTGCAGTGCGTTAAGGGCCGGCTGCGCTACGGCGCCGAGTGCGGATGCGGCCACGAGCGCGACGTAGAGCTCACCCCCGGCGTTGTCGCACACGTACCCGCACACCTCGTGCACTGGATCGAAGCCCCCGAGGACAACGAAGGCGACTCGATCTTCTTGCTGACGATGCTCACCGGAGAAAAGCACTCTGGCAGCCCTGAGACAGGGACCGAACACGCCGAAGAGCCCGGCGCCGGCTCCTAA
- a CDS encoding TIGR04053 family radical SAM/SPASM domain-containing protein: MLTGVNRKFRAVREVRHDLAEKPFLAIWEVTRACQLVCKHCRADSQRSAAPGQLSTEEGKKLLRDLASYPKPYPLVVLSGGDPFERPDLEELVRYGVGLGLHMSLSPSVTPKVTRERLAALREAGAVGLSLSLDGGTAPTHDAFRGFSGTFDATIEAARVVSDLGYRLQINSTVTRRTIREAPELLAEVIAMNAHLWSVFFIVPTGRGEALDGLSAAEREDAMWWLADISDRIAVKTTEAPQFRRIMLQRRKGHTYTGGELYEFLTRRTEELLGDDFTPRRPRPPLAINSGRGFVFIDHVGDVYPSGFLPLHCGNVKEKSLCQIYAEASTFQALRDPSRWRGKCGVCEFNRVCGGSRSTAYSMTGDALASDPTCLYEPAPAAVGSPAWN, translated from the coding sequence ATGTTGACCGGAGTCAATCGAAAGTTTAGGGCAGTGCGTGAGGTGCGGCACGATCTTGCCGAAAAGCCCTTCCTGGCGATCTGGGAAGTCACGCGCGCCTGTCAGCTGGTGTGCAAACACTGCCGGGCAGACTCCCAGCGCTCGGCAGCCCCCGGGCAGCTCAGTACGGAGGAGGGCAAGAAGCTGCTGCGCGATCTGGCCAGTTACCCCAAGCCATACCCGCTCGTGGTGCTCTCCGGGGGTGACCCGTTCGAGCGCCCGGACCTAGAAGAGCTCGTGCGCTACGGGGTGGGGCTAGGGCTGCACATGTCGCTGTCGCCTTCCGTGACCCCGAAGGTGACGCGAGAGCGGTTGGCCGCCTTGCGGGAGGCGGGCGCGGTGGGGCTCTCGCTCTCGCTCGACGGCGGCACCGCCCCCACTCACGACGCCTTCCGGGGCTTTAGCGGCACCTTCGACGCCACGATCGAGGCCGCCCGGGTAGTCAGCGATCTGGGCTACCGCCTTCAGATCAACTCCACGGTGACCAGGCGGACCATCCGCGAGGCACCCGAGCTGCTCGCCGAGGTCATTGCCATGAACGCCCACCTGTGGAGCGTCTTCTTCATCGTGCCCACCGGGCGCGGCGAAGCGCTCGACGGGCTCAGCGCGGCAGAGCGCGAAGACGCCATGTGGTGGCTGGCTGACATCTCAGATCGCATCGCGGTGAAGACGACTGAGGCCCCGCAGTTCCGGCGCATCATGCTCCAGCGGCGTAAGGGGCACACCTATACCGGCGGCGAGCTCTACGAATTTCTCACCCGACGCACCGAGGAGCTCCTCGGAGACGACTTCACCCCACGGCGCCCGCGACCGCCGCTGGCCATCAACTCCGGGCGCGGCTTCGTCTTCATCGACCACGTCGGGGACGTCTACCCTTCCGGGTTTCTGCCGCTGCATTGCGGAAACGTGAAGGAAAAGTCGCTGTGTCAGATCTATGCTGAGGCGTCCACCTTCCAGGCGTTGCGTGACCCTTCACGCTGGCGCGGCAAGTGCGGCGTCTGCGAATTCAATCGGGTCTGCGGCGGCTCGCGCTCCACCGCTTACAGCATGACTGGCGACGCCCTGGCCTCCGACCCCACCTGCCTCTACGAGCCCGCGCCCGCGGCGGTAGGCTCACCGGCATGGAACTAA
- a CDS encoding thymidine phosphorylase — MSQLITAVDVIRAKRDGQPLSKEQIEWIIDAYTQGEVGDEQFAALNMAIFLNGMDRREIVDWTKAMIASGITMDFSGLSKVTTDKHSTGGVGDKISLPLGPLVASFGVAVPMLSGRGLGHTGGTLDKLEAIKGFNVDVSDKKMLEILEGPGVIIAAAGGELAPADKKIYALRDITATVDCVPLIASSIMSKKIAAGASSLVLDVKVGSGAFMKDLAAARELVGTMVDLGNDAGVTTRALITDMNTPLGLKIGNALEIEETLEILAGGGPRDVVELTCAFAREMLEMSGIPDADVERALADGRAMDRWRDMVRAQGGDPDAPLHKAPHTQDVTADRDGYVAQLDALALGVGSWRLGAGRARKEDPVQATAGITIHAPLGAQVKKGQKILTMHTETPERFSSALESILPGITISAEKPAERTLIHDRIA, encoded by the coding sequence ATGTCACAGCTGATCACAGCGGTTGACGTCATCCGCGCGAAACGCGACGGCCAGCCACTTTCGAAAGAGCAGATCGAGTGGATCATCGACGCCTACACCCAAGGCGAAGTTGGCGACGAGCAGTTCGCCGCCCTCAACATGGCGATCTTTCTCAACGGCATGGACCGCCGCGAGATCGTTGACTGGACCAAGGCGATGATCGCCTCCGGTATCACCATGGACTTCTCCGGGCTATCCAAAGTCACCACCGATAAGCACTCCACCGGCGGGGTGGGCGACAAGATCTCGCTGCCGCTCGGCCCGCTCGTCGCCAGCTTCGGCGTCGCCGTCCCTATGCTCTCCGGGCGTGGGCTCGGGCACACCGGTGGCACCCTGGACAAACTCGAGGCGATCAAGGGCTTCAACGTCGACGTCTCTGATAAGAAGATGCTCGAGATCCTCGAGGGACCTGGCGTCATCATCGCTGCCGCAGGCGGGGAGCTGGCCCCGGCAGACAAGAAGATCTACGCACTGCGCGACATTACCGCCACCGTCGACTGCGTGCCCCTGATCGCCAGCTCGATCATGTCGAAGAAGATCGCCGCCGGTGCCTCCAGCTTGGTTCTGGACGTCAAGGTCGGCTCCGGGGCCTTCATGAAGGATCTCGCCGCGGCCCGCGAGCTGGTTGGCACCATGGTCGACCTCGGAAACGACGCCGGGGTGACCACCCGGGCGCTCATCACCGACATGAACACGCCACTCGGCCTCAAGATCGGCAACGCGCTCGAGATCGAGGAGACGCTGGAGATCCTCGCCGGCGGCGGGCCTCGCGACGTCGTGGAACTCACCTGCGCTTTTGCACGCGAGATGCTGGAGATGTCCGGCATCCCGGATGCGGACGTGGAGCGCGCGCTTGCCGACGGCCGCGCCATGGACCGCTGGCGCGACATGGTGCGCGCCCAGGGCGGCGACCCGGACGCACCGCTGCACAAGGCCCCGCACACCCAGGACGTCACCGCGGACCGCGACGGCTACGTGGCGCAGTTGGATGCGCTCGCCCTCGGCGTGGGCTCCTGGCGCCTGGGTGCCGGGCGCGCCCGCAAGGAGGACCCGGTGCAGGCCACGGCCGGTATTACCATCCACGCCCCGCTGGGTGCGCAGGTGAAAAAGGGGCAGAAGATCCTTACCATGCACACCGAAACCCCCGAGCGTTTCTCCAGCGCCCTCGAGTCGATTCTGCCCGGGATCACGATTTCTGCCGAAAAGCCGGCCGAGCGCACCCTGATCCACGACCGCATCGCCTAA
- the rimM gene encoding ribosome maturation factor RimM (Essential for efficient processing of 16S rRNA) has product MELKIGRVIKPHGIRGEVVVEVTTDAPEQRFAQGTVLTGVQAGTRRELTVTAARPHQGRLLLTLDEVRDRTAAEGLRGMQFFAPPREDPDDEGYYDHELVGLKVIHSGVEIGQVTGVVPGPAHNLLEVELTGGKQVLVPFVADIVAAVDPSAGECTITPPDGLLELN; this is encoded by the coding sequence ATGGAACTAAAGATCGGACGGGTGATCAAGCCGCACGGCATCCGCGGCGAGGTCGTCGTCGAGGTAACTACCGACGCCCCGGAACAGCGGTTCGCCCAGGGCACCGTGCTTACGGGCGTGCAGGCTGGCACGCGTAGGGAGCTGACCGTCACGGCGGCGCGCCCGCACCAGGGGCGGCTGTTGCTCACCCTCGATGAGGTGCGCGATCGCACCGCTGCCGAAGGCTTACGCGGGATGCAGTTTTTTGCGCCGCCGCGTGAAGACCCGGATGACGAGGGTTACTACGACCACGAGTTGGTCGGCCTCAAGGTTATCCACTCCGGGGTAGAAATCGGTCAGGTCACCGGGGTGGTCCCGGGGCCTGCGCACAACCTGCTCGAAGTCGAATTGACCGGCGGTAAGCAGGTGCTTGTTCCCTTTGTTGCGGACATCGTGGCCGCGGTCGACCCGTCGGCGGGAGAGTGCACCATCACCCCGCCGGACGGGCTGCTGGAGCTTAACTAG
- a CDS encoding sulfite exporter TauE/SafE family protein: MSPAVLPWEGALSDPGVLTALAILLAIGIAAGIVDATTGGGGMVQIPALFALTGPAVVAIAPIMALNKVSAAAGNAVSFVRFRASPDVASPDGRTMAVALGAGLPGAVTGVWLATKLDTEQFTPLLVAALVVVLGYVLFIQPRVRVPERSGPPKSTTLVALGLGFYDGLLGPATGSILILVMQWVLGSGLRTGLATAKVVQLLFNFTGAVAYALVALPSLAAVVVLAAGNMAGGWLGSRLVIVMSDSLLRILVALGVAGAIALTVLT, encoded by the coding sequence ATGAGTCCCGCAGTATTGCCCTGGGAGGGGGCGCTGAGCGATCCTGGGGTCCTCACAGCGCTGGCAATACTGCTCGCCATTGGCATTGCGGCGGGAATCGTCGATGCGACCACCGGCGGCGGGGGAATGGTGCAGATTCCGGCGCTTTTCGCGCTGACGGGCCCGGCGGTGGTGGCCATTGCGCCGATCATGGCGCTCAACAAGGTCTCGGCGGCCGCCGGCAACGCAGTTTCCTTTGTGCGATTCCGCGCCTCGCCCGACGTCGCTTCGCCCGATGGCCGCACGATGGCGGTAGCGCTGGGCGCTGGGTTGCCTGGCGCCGTGACGGGCGTCTGGCTGGCTACAAAGCTCGACACAGAGCAATTCACGCCACTGCTTGTCGCGGCGCTGGTGGTGGTGCTCGGCTACGTACTCTTCATCCAGCCCCGGGTGCGCGTCCCCGAGCGGTCCGGGCCACCTAAGAGCACGACGCTCGTTGCGCTGGGATTGGGCTTCTATGACGGCCTGCTGGGCCCGGCCACGGGCAGCATCCTCATTTTGGTGATGCAGTGGGTTCTGGGTTCGGGCCTGCGCACCGGTTTGGCTACAGCGAAGGTGGTCCAGCTGCTGTTTAATTTCACCGGCGCGGTCGCCTACGCGCTCGTCGCACTGCCGTCGTTGGCGGCGGTGGTGGTCCTGGCAGCCGGCAACATGGCAGGCGGCTGGCTGGGCAGCCGGCTGGTGATAGTGATGAGCGATTCGCTGTTGCGGATCCTGGTGGCCCTAGGGGTGGCCGGAGCGATCGCGCTGACGGTGCTTACTTAA
- a CDS encoding GntR family transcriptional regulator, which produces MLIVTDPSDPTPIYRQVAHQIAGQIRDGSLPPGARLPTAADLAASLNLNRNTVLAAYRQLRDSGAIDLRRGRGAVVRHPDPTRPNATAPSAAASPESVKQAPASKRSQINAPPSEAGDLERLTQSLVRVARSREVPLERVVELLKQKGLK; this is translated from the coding sequence ATGTTAATCGTCACAGATCCCTCCGATCCCACCCCGATCTACCGGCAGGTGGCCCACCAAATCGCCGGTCAGATCCGCGACGGGTCCCTGCCACCCGGCGCGCGCCTGCCCACCGCCGCCGACCTCGCCGCCTCCCTCAACCTCAACCGCAACACGGTCTTGGCCGCCTATCGGCAGCTGCGCGATTCGGGTGCCATCGATCTGCGCCGCGGGCGCGGAGCGGTGGTGCGCCATCCCGATCCGACGCGGCCGAACGCCACCGCCCCAAGCGCCGCCGCTAGCCCGGAATCGGTCAAGCAGGCGCCGGCCAGCAAGCGCTCCCAGATCAATGCGCCGCCTTCGGAGGCCGGCGACCTCGAACGCCTCACCCAGTCGCTAGTCCGCGTCGCCCGAAGCCGGGAAGTCCCCCTCGAGCGCGTTGTTGAACTCTTAAAACAGAAAGGCTTGAAATGA